One Hypanus sabinus isolate sHypSab1 chromosome 4, sHypSab1.hap1, whole genome shotgun sequence genomic region harbors:
- the LOC132393432 gene encoding zinc finger protein 654-like: protein MAEEEELEGASLRKELEYIENELRMSLGLVAASNEYCLKFCRVTEWHAGKWQVPLPLLQVLKNAICCFTKARPLLAAECEHVQYVLSRLALSCFEVLLYCREDDSLKEFWEEFLKTIQECYVVLQKDLNAELDVLIRMSKNGGPWQNPVLMSILNQELITQELVDEYLGSESPVFFEYRVKYLMKYKHIKEAMTLTKYCVNHPQTGKNKYFLHLFLTWLCRSFPEEIMLQEISRIDCQEALDVICRLDSEGQVELSWILCVAFLTQQLRNGDMYCTRELILVWSKLQLKLDASKQHFLEKCHHLLLTSRNVNHIFLFIRVIQNEVGAEGLQFCVELCARALRMDYQDEPNTKTLVCKTLSYLLPNDLDFCRACTITVFFSECTLETFQAVENLYSQPDQPYTEDTSSVPSFLRCELLLVLKNTWPFDPEFWDWRILKKNCLALMRGKVALIKARGRDLLVKFGKNVSVNSTTDTKTMEKPDRLLLSRGTSRADGHSAVMHRCVLCKKEFLGGHIVRHAQVHQQKGAFPCLICARKFRLRGQMLKHLKTHLRKIQKQELAAYKKTQSSSAANDTQKTGPLTNGILDAKVSTTSESANADEQTYSKTFTEKEDLKIVDLPIEPHSSAGLDGALNENFKTQEDPNKDVAPDTAADNATGAQVAKKESASDVSAVPTKKKMKSSFLSKQNSIGHRHNGALCKQEQIEDKAMSKEKTENNTGTDGFLNCPSHGCSKVFTKIHFLIKHARKFHSSDESVRDYLMEWYKGKCRYCQRKFIHSQHLIDHLKRHVYPKLFFCLQCGCSQRFKSASELLTHSKSHEVFQAQCSFGDCDKLFDRVDVLYEHETQHYLSSKPIHITDCDGSKNEANTILSHQARANEDASLENEQSVVEFPVPSWKSRKELLEPKTYLHSLSGKQSGNQNETGTLNDTPHASIELEQKLLTVESGNLNCINSEQIINGHDKLKGNFNNSNADTLSSGNMPNDGIADLDKASLSMDDSRSESTSAMLNNSISKEALGEQATGVSQNSGCPSQQNKTPSGLQSSSNQEQNSSSSKNISNSKGESERGGRQHKYYRPQPPSYLDERYISMPKRRKLSTNINQSPTSHENAVNVINDRHICRKCFRIFNSIEALEGHSSQKNCRPLFVMESDSDEGD from the exons GTAACTGAATGGCATGCTGGGAAATGGCAGGTGCCTTTGCCACTACTTCAAGTGCTTAAAAATGCGATTTGCTGTTTTACCAAAGCAAGACCACTTCTCGCTGCAGAATGTGAACATGTTCAATATGTCTTGAGCCGGCTGGCTTT GAGCTGCTTTGAAGTATTGCTATACTGTAGAGAGGATGACTCGCTGAAAGAGTTTTgggaagaatttttaaaaactattcaG GAATGTTACGTTGTTTTACAGAAGGACTTGAATGCAGAACTTGATGTACTTATCAGGATGAGTAAAAATGGAGGACCATGGCAAAATCCAGTGCTGATGTCCATCCTTAACCAAGAGTTAATTACTCAGGAATTAG TAGATGAATATTTGGGATCAGAATCTCCAGTGTTCTTTGAATATAGAGTGAAATACTTGATGAAGTATAAGCATATCAAAGAAGCAATGACGCTGACCAAATACTGTGTGAATCACCCGCAAACTGGCAAAAACAAGTATTTTCTCCACTTATTTTTAACATGGTTATGCCGTTCATTCCCAGAAGAAATCATGTTGCAGGAG ATTTCTAGAATTGACTGCCAGGAAGCCCTTGATGTTATTTGCAGACTGGATTCAGAAGGGCAAGTGGAATTGTCATGGATTTTGTGTGTGGCTTTCCTTACTCAGCAGCTAAGAAATGGAGACATGTATTGTACAAG GGAGTTGATATTAGTGTGGAGTAAGCTGCAGCTGAAACTTGATGCATCCAAGCAACACTTTTTAGAGAAGTGTCATCACCTTCTATTAACATCCAGAAATGTCAACCATATCTTTCTCTTTATCAGGGTTATTCAGAATGAG GTTGGAGCTGAAGGTCTGCAATTCTGCGTTGAGCTCTGTGCACGTGCTCTACGGATGGATTATCAAGATGAACCAAATACAAAAACTTTAGTGTGTAAAACGCTGTCATATCTGCTGCCAAATGATTTGGATTTCTGTAGAGCATGCACTATTACAGTTTTTTTCTCTGAGTGTACATTAGAAACTTTTCAAGCTGTTGAAAATCTATACAGTCAGCCAGATCAGCCATACACTGAAGATACCAGCTCAGTTCCAAGCTTCCTTCGTTGCGAGCTACTGCTTGTTTTAAAGAACACCTGGCCTTTTGATCCAGAATTTTGGGACTGGCGGATTTTGAAGAAAAACTGTCTTGCTCTAATGCGTGGCAAAGTGGCCTTAATTAAAGCTCGTGGAAGAGATTTGCTTGTAAAGTTTGGAAAAAACGTGTCAGTTAATAGTACCACAGATACCAAGACCATGGAGAAACCCGACAGGCTGCTGCTCAGCCGAGGCACGTCCCGGGCAGACGGCCACAGTGCTGTGATGCATCGTTGTGTGTTGTGTAAAAAAGAGTTCCTTGGTGGACACATTGTGCGACATGCACAGGTTCATCAGCAAAAAGGTgcctttccttgtctcatttgTGCAAGGAAGTTCAGATTGAGGGGGCAAATGCTGAAGCATTTAAAGACTCATCTGAGGAAGATTCAAAAACAAGAACTTGCTGCATACAAAAAAACTCAATCTTCTAGTGCTGCCAATGACACGCAGAAAACCGGTCCTCTCACAAATGGGATTCTTGATGCAAAAGTATCAACTACTTCAGAGTCTGCAAATGCAGATGAACAGACTTACTCTAAAACGTTTACAGAAAAAGAGGATTTAAAAATTGTTGATCTTCCAATTGAGCCACACAGTTCAGCTGGTCTGGATGGAGCACTGAATGAAAATTTCAAAACTCAGGAAGATCCTAACAAAGATGTTGCTCCTGATACAGCTGCTGATAATGCTACAGGTGCTCAGGTGGCAAAAAAAGAGTCTGCTTCAGATGTGTCTGCTGTTCCAACCAAAAAGAAAATGAAGAGCAGTTTTCTTTCCAAGCAAAATTCAATAGGTCACAGACATAATGGAGCTCTATGCAAACAAGAACAGATAGAAGATAAAGCTATGTCAaaagaaaaaacagaaaataatacaGGAACTGATGGTTTCCTTAATTGTCCAAGCCATGGCTGTTCAAAGGTATTTACTAAGATCCATTTTTTGATTAAGCATGCACGGAAATTTCACTCCTCCGATGAAAGTGTACGGGATTACCTGATGGAGTGGTATAAAGGGAAGTGCCGTTATTGCCAAAGAAAATTTATTCATTCTCAACATTTAATTGATCATCTAAAAAGGCATGTGTATCCCAAATTATTCTTCTGTTTACAGTGTGGTTGTAGTCAGAGGTTTAAATCAGCTTCAGAGCTTTTAACCCATTCTAAAAGTCATGAAGTTTTTCAAGCACAGTGCAGCTTTGGTGACTGTGACAAGTTGTTTGACAGAGTTGATGTGCTTTATGAACATGAGACACAGCATTACTTAAGTAGCAAACCTATTCACATCACTGATTGTGACGGTAGTAAAAATGAAGCAAATACAATACTAAGCCATCAAGCAAGGGCAAATGAAGATGCGAGCTTGGAAAATGAACAGAGCGTTGTGGAATTCCCAGTTCCGTCGTGGAAGTCACGGAAAGAGTTATTAGAACCAAAGACTTATCTTCACAGTTTGTCTGGCAAGCAAAGTGGAAATCAAAATGAAACAGGCACACTTAATGATACTCCACATGCTTCCATTGAATTGGAACAAAAATTGTTGACTGTTGAGTCAGGcaatttaaattgtattaatagTGAACAAATTATAAATGGACATGATAAACTAAAAGGGAATTTCAATAATTCAAATGCAGATACACTTTCCTCAGGTAATATGCCAAATGATGGCATCGCTGATTTGGATAAGGCTAGTCTTTCAATGGATGATTCAAGATCAGAGTCTACATCAGCAATGTTGAATAATAGCATTTCAAAAGAAGCTTTAGGGGAACAGGCTACAGGAGTGTCACAAAACAGTGGCTGCCCGTCACAGCAAAACAAGACTCCTTCAGGTTTGCAGTCGTCCTCCAATCAAGAACAGAACAGCAGTAGTAGTAAGAATATTAGCAACAGTAAGGGAgaatctgaaagaggtggcaggCAGCACAAGTACTATAGGCCTCAGCCACCAAGCTACCTGGATGAAAGGTATATCAGTATGCCAAAACGAAGGAAGTTGTCTACTAACATAAACCAGTCCCCCACGTCACATGAGAATGCAGTTAATGTAATAAACGATCGGCACATATGTCGGAAATGTTTCAGGATCTTCAACAGCATTGAAGCATTGGAAGGACACAGCTCCCAGAAAAATTGTAGACCACTCTTTGTTATGGAATCAGATAGTGATGAGG GTGACTAG